The Branchiostoma lanceolatum isolate klBraLanc5 chromosome 1, klBraLanc5.hap2, whole genome shotgun sequence genomic sequence ACAGTCGTTTTAAGTAGCTTATGACTGTGTTTACCTTGCCACCGCTCACTGAGTCCATTTTGTGTCTATTAATGGTGcgtttggtgatgatacatctaGATCTAGACTAAGCCAGTGTACACACTTACCTTGCCGCACCTCGGGTGTACCGTGCACTTGTGCTATCAACAGCTTACGTCTGAAAACACGCCAAGGAAATTTATTAGTCATTAGAGTCTTCCATGGCAATCTATAACAGATAAGCCATTATGTATTTTACATCGTTCGCTGTGTGTTGAACTGTTTCATTCAAAGAGTTATGAGCAACATTATATGAACTGATACGCTTGAATGATGAGGTAAACCTCACTATCTGTTGTATTTCCCTTGCGGAATAAAGTATGGGATTTGTTTAACATTACTGTAGTCTCGACCTCGGCAGGTATCTCGACATTCAAAACTTTACCTCTGGCAGCCGTTGGTTATCACAGACCACCATTCGCTTGATTGTCGAGACTGGCTATGACTCACCAACCGACATTTAGaccttttgtttaaaaaaatcaaacggTAACATAAAATAATAAGTGGAATAACAATAGCTTCAAAGCCAAATACTATTCACTCGTTCTCacttaaatgtacacattttgtaactggcgttactgtttgaagtaagacgtttctgacattaaaatatgccacatataaggtgccaaactgtcgtttttaaaaagccagaaaagttttaagtcgtcataaaaacgacagcttggcaccttatatgtggcaaatcttagtgtcaggaacgtcttacttcaaacggtaacggaagttacaatatgtgtacatttaaatgagaacgagcgtattaCCCACCGTATGGCACCGTCCACACTAAACAGGTAGTTTCCAATATGCCAACATCTTTTCTGGGGCATTTTCTGATTGTGCGTCAATTGAAACTATTCCCTCTAGATTTCCCTTCCGTACACAGTCTGGCAGTTTTTGAGAGCTCTAAAATGCTGACTGATTGACTGTACCTGAGATAGTGACGGCTGGAACAGTCGAGTaacaagaaaatgtatttctgtgttGCAGCTAATTCGCTGGTGAATCGAGAGACACCATCGAAGCTTTTATCGGCTTACGTGGAGAGACTACCGGCGGTGAATTGAAGCGAGGTAAGCTCTCCAAGTTTTTTATCGCCTTCAAAAATCGGAAGCTGTGGCGTTCGTCCTGTCGTGCGTTGTATGCAGATAAAAGGAATGGTGAACAGTTCTCTTCTGAACTCTTCCGCAGACTCGAAAGACACGATTGATTCGAAGGGCTTTACGGATCAGGTGGGCTTTGCGGCGTGGCAATCTGGTGATGAGTTCAGTAATATCACTAATCTGACACAAGAGACTTTCGCGTGGGCCAGCATGGAGCCCACTGATAGCGACGGGATCGAACAACCGCCGAAATGGGCTCTGGTAATCGTGGCGGTGATCTTCTCCACCATTGCCCTGACCGGCATCCTTGGCAATGGGACTGTCATCCGGATCGTGTGGTCCAACAAAACAATGAGAAACGTTCCGAACATTTTCATCGCAAGTCTGGCCATGGCGGACTTATTGGTTCTGGTCAGCTGTGTCCCGATCACCGTTGCTAACTACTTCCTCAGTGAGTACGTGTTTGGTGACATCATGTGTAAGCTGACGCCCTTCGTCCAGTTCACGTCCATCGGGGTGTCCATCTTCACGCTGACGGCCATGAGTTACGACCGGTACCGAGCCATCGTCAAGCCGATGAGTCTTCAGGCAAACCACGCGCTCAGACGTACGAACATCCTGGCCATTTCCATCTGGATAGGAAGCATGTGCTTGGCCATTCCGGACGTTGTCTTCTCAAAAGTCGAAGAACTTAACATCATAACCTTCAACGACACGAACCCTAACGACACGTCTGTTATATCCCTGCGCTCCTGCGCCCCGTTTCCGATGGATTACAAACCGTTCTACCCACAAGCCAAGGCTCTGGTCCAGTTTACCCTGATGTACTGTATCCCACTCATCACCATCGGAGTGTTCTACGTCCTGATCGCCCGTCACCTCATCCTGTCAGCTCGGAACATGCCCTGTAAGAACATGTCCACGGTTCGACAACTGGAGGCAAGAAAGAACGTGGCCAAGACCGTGCTGATCCTCGTGGCCATCTTCGCCCTGTGCTGGCTTCCCGTGCACATCGTCAACCTGTGGCTCTCGTTCTCCTGGGGGAACTCCCCCCTCCCGCCCCCACCCCTGGTGCAGTTCGCAGGCATGGTGGTGTCCCAGGGACTCATGTACTCCAACTCCTGCGTCAACCCCTTCGCGCTGTTCCTTCTGAGCAAGAGTTTCCGCGACCTCTTCAAACGGTACCTACTGTGTTGCTGTATCACCGAGGCAGAGCGCAAGAGACAGCTGGAGGAGAACGCGCTGAGGACGCTGAGATATACGGCCCTCCGTCGGACTGTCACCACTACCAACACCAACAACACCACCGGCATGACACGGGCTGACACGTGCTTGTCAACCATGACAGTCCTCTAGACACCAGCCAAACCCTCGCGAGACTTTCCACAAATCCTCGCGAGATTAAGAAAAATCCCGAACTTTCCTCAAATGGTGAGCAATGGTTCTCCTTAT encodes the following:
- the LOC136437329 gene encoding gastrin-releasing peptide receptor-like isoform X2; the protein is MEPTDSDGIEQPPKWALVIVAVIFSTIALTGILGNGTVIRIVWSNKTMRNVPNIFIASLAMADLLVLVSCVPITVANYFLSEYVFGDIMCKLTPFVQFTSIGVSIFTLTAMSYDRYRAIVKPMSLQANHALRRTNILAISIWIGSMCLAIPDVVFSKVEELNIITFNDTNPNDTSVISLRSCAPFPMDYKPFYPQAKALVQFTLMYCIPLITIGVFYVLIARHLILSARNMPCKNMSTVRQLEARKNVAKTVLILVAIFALCWLPVHIVNLWLSFSWGNSPLPPPPLVQFAGMVVSQGLMYSNSCVNPFALFLLSKSFRDLFKRYLLCCCITEAERKRQLEENALRTLRYTALRRTVTTTNTNNTTGMTRADTCLSTMTVL
- the LOC136437329 gene encoding gastrin-releasing peptide receptor-like isoform X1, with the protein product MQIKGMVNSSLLNSSADSKDTIDSKGFTDQVGFAAWQSGDEFSNITNLTQETFAWASMEPTDSDGIEQPPKWALVIVAVIFSTIALTGILGNGTVIRIVWSNKTMRNVPNIFIASLAMADLLVLVSCVPITVANYFLSEYVFGDIMCKLTPFVQFTSIGVSIFTLTAMSYDRYRAIVKPMSLQANHALRRTNILAISIWIGSMCLAIPDVVFSKVEELNIITFNDTNPNDTSVISLRSCAPFPMDYKPFYPQAKALVQFTLMYCIPLITIGVFYVLIARHLILSARNMPCKNMSTVRQLEARKNVAKTVLILVAIFALCWLPVHIVNLWLSFSWGNSPLPPPPLVQFAGMVVSQGLMYSNSCVNPFALFLLSKSFRDLFKRYLLCCCITEAERKRQLEENALRTLRYTALRRTVTTTNTNNTTGMTRADTCLSTMTVL